GGCCACTCCCCCTTTTGGGAGCAGCTTGGCCGAAAATTCTTTGGTTTAGGGTTTGAAAATGCAGACTTCATGAGTGCGGTCAAGGGGAACCAGTTCATTACAGATCTAATGCCCCGCCATCCAATTTATGTAGATCTTTTGCCTGACGAAGCCCGAAATGTCATTGGCATTCCACATGACGCATCGTCTCCCGCGCTGCGTCTACTCGAAAAAGAGGGATTTCGGAAAAGCGGGTATGTCGACATCTTCGATGGCGGCCCAACCGTTCAGTGTCAGATGAGAAATATTTCCACGGTCCAACATTCTGATCGGCGGATCGTCTCTGAAATTCTGGCAAATGATAGCCTGTCTGACGATCCCTATATGATCAGCAATACCAACCTCAAAAATTATCGATTTGTTCGGGCGCCCCTTATCCTTGCAGAGGACAGCACCGTGCATATCACGCAAGAAACCGCCGAAACTTTGCAGGTTGAACCCGGACAGACCATCAGCTTTGCGAAATAAAGCAAAAGGAGACACCATGACACAGGCCACTCTTTTTATCGGCGGGCACTGGCAGTCCGCAAATGGTACGCCTTTTTCGTCTGAAAACCCACAGACAGGAGAACAGATCTGGCGCGGGAAATCAGCAACAGAGCAGGATGTTGACGATGCGGTACAAGCCGCGTCACAGGCTTTTGAAAAATGGGCCCTGATGCCGCTTGCCGATCGCATAGAATTTATTCGCGCCTATCAAATTATTCTTAAAGAAAGAAAAGAAGAGATCGCCTCGCTGATCGCATCTGAAACCGGTAAACCTCTTTGGGAATCCCTGACCGAGGCTGCCACCATGATCGGAAAGGTCGATCTGTCTCTTTCTGCCTACGATGCCCGTACGGGCCAAAAAGAAACACCAATCCCTGGTGCCACCGCACGCCTTCGGCACAAACCCCATGGCGTTATTGCTGTTTTTGGCCCCTATAATTTCCCCGGTCACCTGCCCAATGGTCACATTGTACCTGCGTTACTTGCAGGGAATTGCGTCATTTTTAAACCAAGTGAGCTTACGCCCGCTGTCGCTGAAAAAATGGTTCAATGCTGGGAGGACGCCAAATTACCAAACGGCGTCCTGAACCTTGTACAAGGCGGTGCCGATACGGGAATAGCCCTCAGCAGCCATGAGGGTATCGACGGTCTATTTTTTACCGGGAGTTCACGGACAGGCAGCTTGATCCATTCGGAATTCGGCGGTCGGCCCGGGAAGATTCTAGCCCTTGAAATGGGCGGAAACAATCCGTTGATTGTTAGCAATGTTTCAGACATCAAAGGAGCGGTGTATCACACGGTGCAATCCGCTTTTGTAACCGCCGGACAAAGATGCACCTGTGCCCGGCGGTTGATCTTACCCCAAAGCGACCAACGGAGTGCCTTTCTGGATCAACTGACCCAAACAACCCAGTCCATTCAGGTGGGCCCTGACAAAGCGGACAGCGTGCCCTTTATGGGAAGTGTCATTTCAAACAAAGCTGCAGATGGTATGCTTGCCGCGCAGGAAAACCTTATTCGGCTGGGCGGCAAAACGCTTGTAAAAATGGCCCGCCTGGAAGACGGAAAACCGTTCTTATCCCCCGGTCTTATTGACGTAACCGACATTTCAGAATTACCAGACGAAGAATATTTTGGCCCGCTTTTGCAAGTCATCAAAACTGATGATTTTAAATCAGCAATTCAAATAGCGAACAAAACACGCTTTGGTCTTTCCGCTGGTATTTTTACCGATGACCCCGCTGAATATGAAACCTTCCTTGCTTTATCCAAAGCAGGCATCGTCAATTGGAACAGACCGCTGACCGGTGCAAGCGGGGCGGCACCATTTGGCGGCATCGGGGCCAGCGGCAATCACCGGCCAAGTGCCTTTTACGCCGCAGACTATTGCGCCTATCCTGTTGCCTCTGTAGAGGCAGACAAAGCCGATCTGCCCGAGACACTGACACCTGGGATCTCCTTATGACTTTGAGTGCAGAAATAAATTTTGATGGCTTGGTAGGGCCAACCCATAACTTCGCCGGATTATCGCGTGGTAATGTCGCGTCTACGAAAAACCGTGATGCGTCCTCTCATCCCAAGGCGGCAGCCCTTCAAGGCCTTCAGAAGATGAAGTCCCTTATGGATATGGGGCTGGTGCAAGGGGTATTACCGCCCCTGGAACGCCCCCATACACCAACGCTACGGGCTCTGGGTTTCACTGGAACGGATGAACATATTCTCTCAACTGTACAAAAACAGGCGCCTCATCTGTTAGCATCAGTCTCCTCGGCTTCGTCCATGTGGGTCGCTAATGCTGCAACCGTTAGTCCAGCAGCCGACACGACGGATGGCCGTACCCATTTCACACCGGCAAACCTGTCCGCAATGTTTCACAGATCCATCGAACATCCGGATACAGGGCGCATATTGAAGAAAATTTTCTCGCACCCCGACCATTTTGCCCATCACGACGCCCTTCCACCAGGCTCCTTCTTTTCAGACGAAGGGGCGGCGAACCACACGCGACTGACA
This region of Sneathiella aquimaris genomic DNA includes:
- the astD gene encoding succinylglutamate-semialdehyde dehydrogenase; translated protein: MTQATLFIGGHWQSANGTPFSSENPQTGEQIWRGKSATEQDVDDAVQAASQAFEKWALMPLADRIEFIRAYQIILKERKEEIASLIASETGKPLWESLTEAATMIGKVDLSLSAYDARTGQKETPIPGATARLRHKPHGVIAVFGPYNFPGHLPNGHIVPALLAGNCVIFKPSELTPAVAEKMVQCWEDAKLPNGVLNLVQGGADTGIALSSHEGIDGLFFTGSSRTGSLIHSEFGGRPGKILALEMGGNNPLIVSNVSDIKGAVYHTVQSAFVTAGQRCTCARRLILPQSDQRSAFLDQLTQTTQSIQVGPDKADSVPFMGSVISNKAADGMLAAQENLIRLGGKTLVKMARLEDGKPFLSPGLIDVTDISELPDEEYFGPLLQVIKTDDFKSAIQIANKTRFGLSAGIFTDDPAEYETFLALSKAGIVNWNRPLTGASGAAPFGGIGASGNHRPSAFYAADYCAYPVASVEADKADLPETLTPGISL